The Romeriopsis navalis LEGE 11480 DNA window GAGCCACGGGTTCAAGCCAAACTGAAGGTGGGTGCGCCGAACGATCGCTATGAACAGGCGGCGGATCAGGCGGCGGATCGGGTGATGTCGATGCCGGACCCAGCGTTGGTACAGCGGGAGCCGGAGGGAGAGGATGAAGGTGCGAAGGTTGCGCCGAAGTTGCTGCAGCGTGAGGCGGATGAGGAGCAGCAGGAGATTGAGGCGGCACCGGATATTTCGGGCAAGCTGATTCAGCGGGAGCCGGATGAGGCGGATGAGAGTGCGCCGGAGGTCTCGGGCAAGTTTATCCAGCGGGTGGCAGATGAGCCATCTCCGGATGATGATGCGCCAACGGTCTCGGCTAAGTTAATTCAGCGAGAGGTGGATGGTGCTGAGGCGGATGATGATACGGCTGTCCAGCGGCAGGCGGCGGGTCAGGCACCGGCGGTGTCGGCGGGTTTGGAGGCGCGGCTGCAGAGTAGTAAGTCGGGTGGCAGTGGGTTGCCGGATAGTGTCCAGCGGTTTATGGAGCCGCGGTTTGGGGCGGATTTTGGTGGGGTGCGGGTGCACACGGATAGTAATGCGGTGCAGATGAGTCGGGAGCTAGGGGCGAAGGCGTTTACCCACGGAAATCATATTTACTATGGTGCGGGGTATGCTCCGGCGAATGATCATTTGACGGCTCATGAGATTGAGCATACGGTGCAGCAGGCGGGCAAGAAGATTCGTCGTAAGCCGCATAAGTTCCAGCGACCGAAAATTCAAATGAAGGTGGCGTCGGCTGATCAGGCAACGAAGACGAAAGAATCACCAAAGTTTTTAGATGTACAGCCTCAAAAGGCTACTTCTGCGAAACAGATATCGGGTCAAGAAAAAAATCAGCCGATTTCGCCAAAAGAATCATCAGATAAAACACTGACGGGAGCAGAGTCTAAGGCAAATGCGGAGGCAAAAGTAGAAATGCCCTCTGCAGCTGGAAGTATTAGAAAATCTGCTCCAGCAAAGACGGCTAAAACGAAGGTGAGTGGCCGCGCAAATGTGGCACCAGCAGTGACAGCGGGTGTAGGTAGTGGTAAGACTGGTGTGACGAATAGTACGGCACCTGCCAAGGTGGGTAATGTGCCACAGTCGGTGCAGACTGATCCAGATTTCCAGTCGGCGGTGAGCCAAACGAAGGCGGCTGGAGCGGCTGGGAAACAACATGCCCCTGCGGGGACGAAGGCCCAAGAGGCCCAAGAGGCAGCGGTGAGCCCTCCAGCTGAGCAGACTGGAAAAGCCCAGGCGAATCAAGTGGGGGAGATGCAGCAGGCGGAGACGCCGGGCTTTAATAAGGCTGCTTTTAAGCAGCAGTTGATGGAGAAGATTAAGGCAAGTGCACCCAAGACGCTGAGTGATGCGGACAAGTTTAAGGAGAATAATAAGCTCGGCGCTGTGAAGAGCGAGATGACGGGCAAGGTCAAAGATGAAAAGTCAGCCTCGCAGCAGCCTTTAGAAGAGAAGACGAAAAAGGCTCCCGATACCAGTGGTATTCCAGCTAAGCCTGTAACGCCATTGGCTGGGGCTGAGAAGGTTAAGCCTGTGGCATCGGTGGGGGCTGAAAAGGCTGTGCCGAAGGCGAGAAGTCAAGCCGAAGTGGAGGCTCCGCTTCAGCAGGAGGCTCAGAAGGCTGACCAGCAGATGGCGAGTGCTGATGTCACTGAGGAGCAGTTGGCGAAGTCGAATGAGCCGGAGTTTAAGTCGGCGCTGACGGCGAAGCAGGCAGCGAAAGATAATGCAGCAGGGGCTCCTGCAGGTTTCCGGGCTGAGGAGAAGGGTGAGCTAACCCAGGCCCAGACTGAAGCGGGGGCGATGTCTCAGCAGAAGCTTCAGGGGATGCAGGGCGATCGGGCGCAGCTTATGGCCCAGGTTGCGGGGCAACAGACGGCGGCGAAGGGGCAGGATGAGCAGGCTCGTGCCAAGGTTGCGGCGGATATTCAGGGGATTTATGACGCCACTAAGGGCAAGGTTGAGACGATCCTCAGTGGGTTAGATAGCAAAGTCACTGCGAAGTTTGATGCTGGGTCAGCGAAGGCTCAGAAGACTTTTGAGGAGTATGTTGGCAAGCGCATGAAAGCCTACAAGGCAGAGCGCTATAGCGGTCTTCTTGGCAAGGGCAAATGGGTGAAAGATAAGCTCTTCGGCATGCCATCGGATGTGAATGCTTTCTACCAGGAAGGGCGCAATCTCTATATCCAGCAGATGGGTGGGGTGATTGATCAGGTGGTCAATCTGATTGCGGGGGAATTGAGCCGAGCCAAGACGGAGGTAGCGAAGGGGCGGCAGAAGGTGCAGGCCTATTTGGCGAAGCAGCCTGAGGATTTGAAGGCAGTGGCGAAGGAGGCTGCGGGGAAGATTCAGGGTCAGTTTGACAGCTTGGAACAGTCTGTAGATGCCAAACAGGATGAGCTGATTGATACGCTGGCGACGAAGTACAACGAGAAGCTGAAGTCGGTTGATGCGCGGATTACGAAGCTGAAGTCGGCGAATAAGGGCTTGGTGGATAAGGCGATCGGGGCGATTACGGGGGTAATTGCGACGATCAATAAGCTGAAGAATATGTTGCTGTCGGTGCTGAAGGGGGCGGCTTCAGCGATTACGGGGATTATCAAGGATCCGATTGGTTTCTTAGGCAACTTAATTGGGGGAATTAAGAAGGGCTTTGATAGCTTTGTCGGCAATATCATGACCCACCTGCAGGGGGGATT harbors:
- a CDS encoding eCIS core domain-containing protein, producing MGGRSHSYQRRPAGDAGRVTARIQKQETRRAVGRGVVQRKAQTASRSRTNVTEPRVQAKLKVGAPNDRYEQAADQAADRVMSMPDPALVQREPEGEDEGAKVAPKLLQREADEEQQEIEAAPDISGKLIQREPDEADESAPEVSGKFIQRVADEPSPDDDAPTVSAKLIQREVDGAEADDDTAVQRQAAGQAPAVSAGLEARLQSSKSGGSGLPDSVQRFMEPRFGADFGGVRVHTDSNAVQMSRELGAKAFTHGNHIYYGAGYAPANDHLTAHEIEHTVQQAGKKIRRKPHKFQRPKIQMKVASADQATKTKESPKFLDVQPQKATSAKQISGQEKNQPISPKESSDKTLTGAESKANAEAKVEMPSAAGSIRKSAPAKTAKTKVSGRANVAPAVTAGVGSGKTGVTNSTAPAKVGNVPQSVQTDPDFQSAVSQTKAAGAAGKQHAPAGTKAQEAQEAAVSPPAEQTGKAQANQVGEMQQAETPGFNKAAFKQQLMEKIKASAPKTLSDADKFKENNKLGAVKSEMTGKVKDEKSASQQPLEEKTKKAPDTSGIPAKPVTPLAGAEKVKPVASVGAEKAVPKARSQAEVEAPLQQEAQKADQQMASADVTEEQLAKSNEPEFKSALTAKQAAKDNAAGAPAGFRAEEKGELTQAQTEAGAMSQQKLQGMQGDRAQLMAQVAGQQTAAKGQDEQARAKVAADIQGIYDATKGKVETILSGLDSKVTAKFDAGSAKAQKTFEEYVGKRMKAYKAERYSGLLGKGKWVKDKLFGMPSDVNAFYQEGRNLYIQQMGGVIDQVVNLIAGELSRAKTEVAKGRQKVQAYLAKQPEDLKAVAKEAAGKIQGQFDSLEQSVDAKQDELIDTLATKYNEKLKSVDARITKLKSANKGLVDKAIGAITGVIATINKLKNMLLSVLKGAASAITGIIKDPIGFLGNLIGGIKKGFDSFVGNIMTHLQGGLIGWLTGALGGIGIQLPKDIFSLPGIFDLAMQVLGMSWDYVRTKAVKLMGEPVVKAAEKTFEVFTLLQEKGPLGLWGYVKEQFSDLKEQVLGEIKNMVITQVIQAGVKWILGLLNPASAFVKACMLIYDVVMFFVNQGSQVLGLMKAVVDGVKAIASGSTDAVAKAIEGALVKSLPVVIGFMASLLGIGGLTGKVQKIIKKVRGRIDKAIDKILLKIKKQAKKITGSLKKKGEKIIGKLFKWSGFKKKFRTKDGEQHKLFFKGEGKQAKLTVASKEQEVKTFLDQKAEIGDDQNKKAALVRAKQSVTEVYSKKGQLSSLEERYAAAVAPGPKVPAIQLSKLKGEIKALIASISAHFENLKNDLVVIGIVDQSPDTLQSQVTSNSATHPTKAIAEPLTALAGNTRGSNSTSRVKLPAWHYLDQIDHLNRGNDGSIYNEFKRMHLIHEKMHGPANKSNLVAGDAKANKDHYENVEAKILTKLYQPGTIMWYEVEVEYHPSPHQNFGHLFKCKWGKMKWDSGKAVRDGQLGTYPVISRAPETLKTSASGLSTKIHGKGRKKLMSILLFSKDRAKRIAAACTKYENLDVYAAMDQYYSDPNNLYAINRKKVPYSMYLDGDKNYIQQKIDQKPNGYTIDLTT